One window from the genome of Eucalyptus grandis isolate ANBG69807.140 chromosome 7, ASM1654582v1, whole genome shotgun sequence encodes:
- the LOC104454016 gene encoding superoxide dismutase [Fe] 3, chloroplastic isoform X2, with amino-acid sequence MGSFSLHSSCLAKPTLRWSNDCFQNLNSLKLSALQRRPNFHSRKASKVLAFYGLKSPPYKLDALEPYMSKRLLETHWGEHQRGYVEGLNKELEKNDILYGYTLDELVKVTYNNGSPLPEFNNAAQVWNHDFFWESMQPGGGGMPELGLLQQIEKDFGSFTNFKEKFIEAALSLFGSGWVWLVLKRREKRLEVVKTSNAVNPIVWDDIPLISLDVWEHAYYQDYKNDRGKYVNAFMNHLVSWHVVTARIIRAEAFVNLGEPKIPVA; translated from the exons ATGGggtctttttctcttcattcttcttgCTTGGCAAAGCCTACGCTCCGATGGAGTAATGACTGCTTTCAGAACCTGAACAGTCTCAAGCTTTCTGCTCTG CAGAGAAGACCCAATTTTCACTCACGCAAAGCTTCAAAAGTTCTTGCTTTCTATGGGTTGAAGAGTCCTCCATATAAACTT GATGCCCTTGAACCATACATGAGCAAGAGGCTTCTGGAAACACACTGGGGAGAACATCAGCGTGGTTACGTGGAAGGTTTGAACAAAGAACTTGAGAAGAATGATATATTATATGGCTACACTCTTGATGAACTTGTCAAAGTAACTTACAACAATGGGAGCCCACTACCGGAGTTCAATAATGCTGCACAG GTTTGGAATCACGACTTCTTTTGGGAATCAATGCAACCTGGAGGTGGAGGCATGCCAGAACTGGGTCTTCTTCAGCAGATTGAAAAGGACTTTGGCTCATTTACCAATTTCAAGGAGAAGTTCATCGAAGCTGCTCTGTCACTGTTTGGATCAGGCTGGGTTTGGCTTGTCT TGAAGAGACGAGAAAAGCGACTTGAAGTAGTGAAGACATCAAATGCTGTCAACCCGATTGTGTGGGATGACATT CCATTAATCAGCTTGGATGTGTGGGAa CATGCTTATTACCAAGATTACAAG AATGATCGAGGGAAATATGTTAATGCATTCATGAATCACCTCGTGTCTTGGCATGTCGTGACAGCCCGGATTATCCGTGCGGAGGCCTTTGTTAATTTAGGCGAACCCAAGATCCCCGTTGCATGA
- the LOC104454016 gene encoding superoxide dismutase [Fe] 3, chloroplastic isoform X1, whose translation MGSFSLHSSCLAKPTLRWSNDCFQNLNSLKLSALQQRRPNFHSRKASKVLAFYGLKSPPYKLDALEPYMSKRLLETHWGEHQRGYVEGLNKELEKNDILYGYTLDELVKVTYNNGSPLPEFNNAAQVWNHDFFWESMQPGGGGMPELGLLQQIEKDFGSFTNFKEKFIEAALSLFGSGWVWLVLKRREKRLEVVKTSNAVNPIVWDDIPLISLDVWEHAYYQDYKNDRGKYVNAFMNHLVSWHVVTARIIRAEAFVNLGEPKIPVA comes from the exons ATGGggtctttttctcttcattcttcttgCTTGGCAAAGCCTACGCTCCGATGGAGTAATGACTGCTTTCAGAACCTGAACAGTCTCAAGCTTTCTGCTCTG cagCAGAGAAGACCCAATTTTCACTCACGCAAAGCTTCAAAAGTTCTTGCTTTCTATGGGTTGAAGAGTCCTCCATATAAACTT GATGCCCTTGAACCATACATGAGCAAGAGGCTTCTGGAAACACACTGGGGAGAACATCAGCGTGGTTACGTGGAAGGTTTGAACAAAGAACTTGAGAAGAATGATATATTATATGGCTACACTCTTGATGAACTTGTCAAAGTAACTTACAACAATGGGAGCCCACTACCGGAGTTCAATAATGCTGCACAG GTTTGGAATCACGACTTCTTTTGGGAATCAATGCAACCTGGAGGTGGAGGCATGCCAGAACTGGGTCTTCTTCAGCAGATTGAAAAGGACTTTGGCTCATTTACCAATTTCAAGGAGAAGTTCATCGAAGCTGCTCTGTCACTGTTTGGATCAGGCTGGGTTTGGCTTGTCT TGAAGAGACGAGAAAAGCGACTTGAAGTAGTGAAGACATCAAATGCTGTCAACCCGATTGTGTGGGATGACATT CCATTAATCAGCTTGGATGTGTGGGAa CATGCTTATTACCAAGATTACAAG AATGATCGAGGGAAATATGTTAATGCATTCATGAATCACCTCGTGTCTTGGCATGTCGTGACAGCCCGGATTATCCGTGCGGAGGCCTTTGTTAATTTAGGCGAACCCAAGATCCCCGTTGCATGA
- the LOC104454016 gene encoding superoxide dismutase [Fe] 3, chloroplastic isoform X3, which translates to MGSFSLHSSCLAKPTLRWSNDCFQNLNSLKLSALRRPNFHSRKASKVLAFYGLKSPPYKLDALEPYMSKRLLETHWGEHQRGYVEGLNKELEKNDILYGYTLDELVKVTYNNGSPLPEFNNAAQVWNHDFFWESMQPGGGGMPELGLLQQIEKDFGSFTNFKEKFIEAALSLFGSGWVWLVLKRREKRLEVVKTSNAVNPIVWDDIPLISLDVWEHAYYQDYKNDRGKYVNAFMNHLVSWHVVTARIIRAEAFVNLGEPKIPVA; encoded by the exons ATGGggtctttttctcttcattcttcttgCTTGGCAAAGCCTACGCTCCGATGGAGTAATGACTGCTTTCAGAACCTGAACAGTCTCAAGCTTTCTGCTCTG AGAAGACCCAATTTTCACTCACGCAAAGCTTCAAAAGTTCTTGCTTTCTATGGGTTGAAGAGTCCTCCATATAAACTT GATGCCCTTGAACCATACATGAGCAAGAGGCTTCTGGAAACACACTGGGGAGAACATCAGCGTGGTTACGTGGAAGGTTTGAACAAAGAACTTGAGAAGAATGATATATTATATGGCTACACTCTTGATGAACTTGTCAAAGTAACTTACAACAATGGGAGCCCACTACCGGAGTTCAATAATGCTGCACAG GTTTGGAATCACGACTTCTTTTGGGAATCAATGCAACCTGGAGGTGGAGGCATGCCAGAACTGGGTCTTCTTCAGCAGATTGAAAAGGACTTTGGCTCATTTACCAATTTCAAGGAGAAGTTCATCGAAGCTGCTCTGTCACTGTTTGGATCAGGCTGGGTTTGGCTTGTCT TGAAGAGACGAGAAAAGCGACTTGAAGTAGTGAAGACATCAAATGCTGTCAACCCGATTGTGTGGGATGACATT CCATTAATCAGCTTGGATGTGTGGGAa CATGCTTATTACCAAGATTACAAG AATGATCGAGGGAAATATGTTAATGCATTCATGAATCACCTCGTGTCTTGGCATGTCGTGACAGCCCGGATTATCCGTGCGGAGGCCTTTGTTAATTTAGGCGAACCCAAGATCCCCGTTGCATGA